The nucleotide window CCTGCCCTTTTGCCCCATAAGGCCCCGAAACAGCCGGGTTGCTCGGTCCAAAGATCGCCAGCGTGGGGCAGCCTACGGCCGTCGCCACATGCGTCGGCCCGGTATCATTGCCAATATACAAATCGGCCACTTCACACAAGCCGCCCAGCTCCCCCAGGCTGACGCGGCCAGCCCAATTAGCAATCGGCACGGCCGTCATCCCCATGATACTTTGGGCAATCTCCCGGTCTTGGACTGTGCCCACCAGTAAAATCCGCGCCCCATGTTGGCGGCCAATGTGGTTCGCCAGCCGGGCGAAGCGTTCGGCCGGCCACACTTTGTCCGGGTCGCTCTGCTGTGGGTTGCTTGCCCCACCGGGATGGATGACCACCAGCGGGCAGTCGCCCAGCCAGTCCAATTCTTCCACCAGGCGATGGGTAACGGTCGTGCGGTCCTTGTCCGGCGGATAAAATTCCATCCCTACCGAACTGGCCGCGCCCACGTCCACGCCCATGTGGGCGGCCAACGACAGGTAGATTTCGGCGGCGTGTTTGGTCTGAGCAGTTGGTTTTACAGCGATGGTGTGGGTAAAGCCACGGCCGTTTACGTTCAGGCCAATGCGCTGCGGAATGCTGGCCTCCCAGGCCACCAGCGCCAACGTGCTGGAGCGGCTGGGGATGATGCACGTATCGTAGGCTTCTTCTTGCAGACGATGGGCTAACTGGCGGATGGCCGTCCACCCGGCCGCTTTCAGGTTATCCGCCCCGGCGTCAATCAGCTCCGTCAGGCGCGGATTGCCGATGATCGCCGGCCGTGCCCAGGCGCCGACTACCCAATCGAAGCGGGTTTGTGGATAGGCGTTGCTCAATGCTGCCAGCAGCGGCGTTGTTAACATCACCTGGCTGATGCAGCACGGTTGCAGAATGACTACTTTTTGCGGCGGCGTAAACGGCCGTCGGCCGAACAGCCCAAATGGAATGTGCGCCGCGCGCGCCGCAGCAACGGTAAGCCAATTATCACGAGGCATAGGTTAAAGATAACAGAAGTTCACCACGAAGGCACGAGAGTGTAGTTCAATCTCTCCACACTCCACACTCCACACTCCACACTCCACACTCTACACTCTACACCTACTGCCCCACCATGATCAGCTCTTTAATTTGCTCGAACTTGCCTTCGCCGATGCCCGGCACGTTCATGATTTCTTCGATGCTGTTGAACAGGCCGCTGTTGGTGCGGTATTCGATGATGCTTGCGGCGGTGCTGGGGCCAATGCCCGGCAATGTTTCCAGTTCGGCGGCGCTGGCCTGGTTGATGTTGACCAGACCGCCCGCGCCTGTATCGGAAATGGTCACGGCCGTTCCCCGCTGTCCACCCGGCGCACTGATGACGGCCGTTGGCATGGCCGCCACTTCGTTCACCGTCGGCACATACACCTGCGCCCCATGAAACAACGGCTGCGCCAGATTGACAACGGCCGTGTTCGCGTCCGGCGCAAACCCCCCGGCGGCGGCAATCGCCTGCTCGATGGCGCTGTCGGGTGGCAAAGTATATACGGCCGTATGCGCCACCGCCCCATTCACATACACCTGAATCGGCCCTGGCGTGGCTGTTGGCGCTGGCGTATTTGTCGGCGCGGGCGGCACAATCACAATTGGCGCCGGCTGCGTGCGCCGCAGCAGCGCCATCCCCCCAAACGCCATAATCATCCCCAACACAAATCCCAATACAAAAACCCCCACATTACTCTGGCTAACCTTCACGACCAAATACCCTCCTTTGAAAATGGGAGCGCGGACGTCCCGTCCGCCCTGGCAGGCGAGACGCCTGCGCTCCCAGGGTTTTCGTTCATGGTGGTGGGTGCAGCCCACCCATGAAGCCTCCTCTGAGAATAATCCACAGATTACACAGATTTCACAGATAAAAACCTGTGACTATCTGTGTAATCTGCGTTCCCTGTTCCTCGTCACCCCTTCACGACGGCCACCGGCACAATACGGGCCACCTTGCGGGCGATGCCGGCCCCATGTACCACCTCGATCACTTTATCCACGTCTTTGTAAGCCGATGGCGCTTCTTCCGCCAGACCCGGCAGGCTGCCGGCGCGGATGTGGATGCCTTCAGCCTCCAGTTCCTGGCGCAGTTCGTCGCCGCGAATGGTGCGTTTGGCCTGGCTGCGGCTCATGGTGCGCCCCGCGCCGTGGCAGGTGGAGCCAAAGCTCTGGGTCATAGATTGCTCCGTGCCCACCAGCACCCAACTGGCTGTGCCCATGGAGCCGGGAACCAACACCGGCTGGCCGATGTCGCGGTAGGCGTCGGGCAGCACCGGCGAACCGGGGCCGAAGGCGCGGGTGGCCCCTTTGCGGTGGACACACAGGGTCAGTTGACGGCCGTCTACCTGATGCACCTCAATTTTTGCCATGTTGTGGGCGATGTCGTACACCTGGAACAGTGTCGAACGCAATCCCGTCCCGGCCAATACCTGCTCAAAGCTCTGCCGAATGAGGTGCGTCAGGACCTGGCGGTTGACGAAGGCGTAATTGGCCGCGGCGTGCATCGCCGCCTGGTAATCTTGACCTTCCGGGCTGCTGAGCGGCGCGCAAACCAATTCCCGATCCGGCAGTTTGATGCCGTAGCGCTGCACTGACTGTTGGAACCGTTTCACATAATCGGTGCAAATCTGATGGCCGAAGCCGCGTGAACCGCAGTGGATTTGCACCACAATCTGGCCGGGGAAGAGGCCCATGCGCTGCGCCGCCTCGTCATGAAAAATCTCGTCTACCACGTCTACTTCGATGAAATGGTTACCCGCACCCAACGTGCCGATCTGGTCCAGGCCGCGTGTTTTAGCCCGTTCGCTCACTTTGCTGGCATCGGCGTGGGGCAGACGGCCGTTTTCCTCCGTGCGTTCCAGGTCCATTGGGGTGGCGTAGCCATTTTTCAGCGCCCAATCCGCGCCCTGCACCATCAATCGGTCCAGGTCCTGGCGCTTCAGGCGCAAGCTGCCGCCCTGGCCCACGCCGCTGGGGCAGTTGGCTTGCAGCGCCGAAGCCAGCCGGTCCAGGTGGCTGTCCAGGTCATCTTTGTGCAGGTGGGTCGCCAGCAGGCGCACGCCGCAGTTAATGTCGTAGCCAACACCGCCAGGTGAGATGACGCCGTCGGGCAGTTGGGTGGCGATGACCCCGCCGATGGGGAAGCCATACCCCTGGTGGATGTCGGGCATCGCCAGGGCGTATTTGACGATGCCGGGCAGGGTGGCCGTGTTCACCAGTTGGTCCAGGCTTTTGTCTTCCAGGGCGGCCGTCAGCAGGTCGCCATCGGCGTAAAAGCGCGCCGGGACGCGCATATCGGCGCGGTAGGTGGCCGGTATTTCGTGAATGTAAGGGGTGATTTGTCGGAAATCGCTGCGTTTCATGGCTGCCTCCAGCTACACATCGAATACAATCGTCACTTCCAGCCCTTGTTCGGTGGGGGTGATGGCTAAATTGTGGTAGGTGACGGCTTTGATATGTTTGACAAGTTCGGGCACAGGGCCGCCGCGCAGGGTGGCGGTTAGATGGGTGGGGGAAACGGCCGTTAACGCCAACTGCGCAAACACCACCTGCTCCATCTCCGCCCAATAAGCCAACTCGCCCAACCAGTCTACCAGCAGGCCCTCCGCGTCATCGGCGTCCAGACTGAGATGGCGGGTGATGGTGGGGGAAACGGCCGTTTCCCCACCAACCATCAAATAATTCATGGCCACAGCCGCCTGGCGCAGCAGATCGGCCAGGTCATCTGCCCATACCCGAATAGACCAATCGGCCGTGTGGTCCACAATTTCAAAGCCTGCCATGCTTCCTCAGGTTTGCGTTATTGCTTGGTTCAGATTGTTGTCTTCCCCGGTAGATTCGCGCCTTTTGTTGTCGGCAACTCGTTTGTTTGCAGTTCTATTCAGGCACAATTCTATTGTAGCATAGAAGTTTAGTAACTTTACAGCCTCTCTGGGATTGCCCCACGAGACACGGAGGCTTGTCAGGTTCAATCTCCGTGCCCTCCGTGCCTCTGTGGTAAATAGTTGCAAAGCCTAATCCGTAGCATCTCGGCGCGGCTGGCGGTATGATTAGGTATCTGAGCGCTGGCTCAGGTAACTTGAAACAAGGAGCAACCGATGAACGACCAACCACAAACCCAACCGCCGGCCAAGCGGATAAGTATAGACATCCCCAAAGAGCTGCAGGCAGTCTATGCCAACGTCGCTTTTATCAGCCATACGCCGGCCGAAGTGGTGTTAGATTTCGCCCAGGTGCTGCCGCGCATGCCGCGTGGTTCGGTGCAGGCGCGGGTCATCATGTCGCCGATGCACGCCAAAATGCTGCAACTGGCCCTGGCGCAAAACATCGCCAACTACGAACGGCAGTTTGGCGAAATTCGCCTGCCGCAGCAAATGAATCTGGCCGACCAATTCTTCCGTTTTCCCCAGCAAGACAGCGATGACGACAACAAAGACAGCAAAAGCGACCCTGAATAGGAGAAACAGCGCATGGATCAGTTAGATCAACTGGCCGAAGAAATCCGGCAGGAATTTGAACGAGTCAACGCGGCGCGCGACCAGGCGTACCAACGGTCACGCGAGTTGATCAGCCTGTGCGCCCGCTCCATTCGCGCCATGCACCGCAGCGAATGGGAGACAACCGACACGCTGCTGCTGGAGCTAAACCAGGCCAAAACAACCTTTGTCGCCGACGTGGCCGATTATCCCGATCTTTATTTTGCCGGCTATACCCAGGACGCCATTAAGGAGTATGTGGAAGCGCACCTGACGTATGCCATTATGCGGGCACGGCCGTTACCCACCCCCACCGACCTCGGCGCAGAATCCAATACCTGGCTCAATGGCCTGGCTGAAGCAGCCACCGAACTGCGCCGCCGCATTCTGGACATTATCCGCCACGGCCACAGCGACGAAGCGGAGCGGCTGCTGGATGTGATGGACGCCATTTACAGCATCCTGGTTACGTTTGACTTTAACGATTCGATCACCGGCGGACTGCGCCGCCGCACAGACACGGTGCGCGCCGTGCTGGAACGCACCCGCGGCGATGTGACCACCAGCCTGCGCCAGGCCAAGCTGGAAGCCGCGCTGGAAGCGCTGGAAGCAAAATTTAACAATTAACAAGAAACAGTGAACGCATCCTTCATCCTTCATCCTTCCCAACTAACATCCCCAGGCCCAGCCCGGCAAGCAGGCCGACGAACGCCCAGAGCGGGGTGCGCTGCCAGACCCAGGCAATTTCAGTGGGCGTGAATTCGGGGCCGTGGGCGTGGAGGCCGGTTTTGACGGCCATAAAAAACAGCGTCAGCAGCCCGCAGCCCAGACCGAACAGCAGACCCAGCACGGCCGTTCCTGCCAACCAGCGCCACAACGCCAACGGCCGTTTAGCCACAACCCGCCGCGCCAGATAAGCCCCAGAAACGGCCGTGCCGCCCACGCCCATGATCAACGTATTGATCAGCCCCCCTTCCAGGCTGATCCACACCAGGGCATAGAGGGCGTAAACGGCCGTTATCGCCGTCACCCATCGCCCGCCTGACAGAAAAGCCAACACCAACCCCCTTTGTGAAAAAAGAATGAGGCCAACCCGGTATACCTGGACTTTTGTCCGCTTTGGGCCATAATGATAAGGGCTGCAAAAACCCTGTGGGTCTAAAAGAGTAGGAGAACAAACCATGTCCGATGATCCCATCAAAGAAACGCTAAACCGCTTGCCATATGGCTTTTACGCCATTACATCACGCAGTGGCGCAGACGTTAACGCCATGGTCGCCAACTGGGTGACACAGGCATCCTTCACGCCGCGCCTCATGGTCGTCGGCCTGCAGAAGAAAGCCTATACTCACAGCGTCATTCGCGAAGGTGGCGTGTTTGCCATCAACATCTTCAACCAGGAAGACCAGGACGCCATGATGCCCTTCACCAAAGGGCGGGCCAAAAATCCGGCCAAAATGGACCAGGCCAACTACACACCTGCGCCGCAAACCGGCTGCCCCATCCTGGCCGACGCTGCTGCCTATGTAGAATGCAAGGTCGTACAAATAGTAGATGTCGGCGGCGACCACGACATCCTGATCGGCGAAGTGGTCGGCGGCGCTGTCCTTAAAGAGGGCGACGTAGACGACACCCTGACCCTGCCCCAACTTGGCTGGAACTATTCTGGATGAGAAAGTGGTCAGTGTACAGAGTTCAGTGTTCAGTGTTCAGTAGCCTGACTACTGAACACTGATTACTGAACACTGACTACTGATCCTACGGCGTCGGCGTAACCAAGATATACCCCTTCGGCACTTCCTGCACGTAAGGCGCGGGCGGTGGCGGTGGGGTGGTGTCTGTAAACGTGACGTTGGTGAAGCCGAGGCTTCCCAGGAAGTTTCGCATATAGCTTTCGGCGTTGGTCTGGGCCAGTTCCAGAATGCCACTGTCCTGAGCCGCTTCGCGGATTTTGGCTTCGGCCAATTGGCGCACCTCGGTTTCCAGGGTGGCGTCTGTCCCGGCCAGCAAGCCGGTGCTGCGATTGGCAACATAAGATTTGCCGGTGTCCAGCGCCGGTAAGTCGTCGAATGTCTTGACGGCTGGCAGGTGAACCATCACCGTATCCGGTCCATACACCTGAATGTCTTCCACCGACATTTCGGCAAAATCAACCCCGGCAATGACCTTACCATGCGCCACAAAAACCAACGACTCGCCCAACAATCCCCACAATGCTTCCTGATTGCGTTCGGCCGTGACCACTTTTTCCATCTCAATGGAAGCCGTTTCCAGCCGCGACAAATTGTTGATTTGGGTGACGATGGTCGTTGGGCTGGGGATGTAAACCGGCGTCGCCGGAACAATCAGGCTCCGTACCAGGTCGCTGATCGGCTGAACGACCCCCTGGTCTACCTTGTTGGCCCCGGCAATGACGGCATACGCAGCCACAGACCCCAATACCAGGAAGACAATCAACGTGACAAACACCAGGCTGCGCAAAAATACGCCGATGCTGCTGCCTTCTCTTACTTTCTGTTGTTCACTCATATAAGATAATCCCTATCATGCAGATACTTTCTATTAGGCTATAGACAAACCTGTGTTGAGTAGTAGTATAAGCTCTTTTGCCCTTGTTGAACCTTATCTTTACCTCAAGACAACCTTATCATCTGGTGTGCTGGGCGGCAAACAGGGGCCGCAGCTGACACACTACATCAATTTAAACACAGTTGCGTCGAGGAAGATATAGAACATCAATGGGATTCATGCCGGTCTTATATTCCTGGATTGTACCTGACCTGGATAAGCCAGAACCAAAAAGGGGTATCAAAGATTTCACAGATTACTGTAATGGTCACGATTTGGTTGGAAGCGCTGTCATTCTGACGAGTCTTCGAGGAAGAATCCCCTTGCTGCCGACAAATAGGGATTCTTCGCTCCGAAGACTCCGCTCAGAATGACATTGACCAAATCGTGATCATTACAGATTTCACAGATTACGCAGATTGAAGATAAAAATCTGCGACATCTGCGCAATCTTTGACAAATATTCTTGCTCACTGTGCAAGAAGTTGGCTCGTAAGGTACTAACCTGGACAAGCCAGAACCAAAAAGGGTTATCACAGATTACACAGATTTCACAGATTGAGGATAAAAATTTGTGTAATCTGTGAAAGCTGTGGACTAAATTCTTGCACGTGCCCTCTGTGCATCCGGGGTGCATAGTTACCCTTGATTTGCACCCTGGGCTATCTGGTGGACAATTGGGACCATGATTGTGGCTACCTGTGTCATTACTTTGAACCTGAGCGGTGTTTCTTCT belongs to Candidatus Leptovillus gracilis and includes:
- a CDS encoding RtcB family protein; its protein translation is MKRSDFRQITPYIHEIPATYRADMRVPARFYADGDLLTAALEDKSLDQLVNTATLPGIVKYALAMPDIHQGYGFPIGGVIATQLPDGVISPGGVGYDINCGVRLLATHLHKDDLDSHLDRLASALQANCPSGVGQGGSLRLKRQDLDRLMVQGADWALKNGYATPMDLERTEENGRLPHADASKVSERAKTRGLDQIGTLGAGNHFIEVDVVDEIFHDEAAQRMGLFPGQIVVQIHCGSRGFGHQICTDYVKRFQQSVQRYGIKLPDRELVCAPLSSPEGQDYQAAMHAAANYAFVNRQVLTHLIRQSFEQVLAGTGLRSTLFQVYDIAHNMAKIEVHQVDGRQLTLCVHRKGATRAFGPGSPVLPDAYRDIGQPVLVPGSMGTASWVLVGTEQSMTQSFGSTCHGAGRTMSRSQAKRTIRGDELRQELEAEGIHIRAGSLPGLAEEAPSAYKDVDKVIEVVHGAGIARKVARIVPVAVVKG
- a CDS encoding archease, whose amino-acid sequence is MAGFEIVDHTADWSIRVWADDLADLLRQAAVAMNYLMVGGETAVSPTITRHLSLDADDAEGLLVDWLGELAYWAEMEQVVFAQLALTAVSPTHLTATLRGGPVPELVKHIKAVTYHNLAITPTEQGLEVTIVFDV
- a CDS encoding DUF4230 domain-containing protein; the protein is MSEQQKVREGSSIGVFLRSLVFVTLIVFLVLGSVAAYAVIAGANKVDQGVVQPISDLVRSLIVPATPVYIPSPTTIVTQINNLSRLETASIEMEKVVTAERNQEALWGLLGESLVFVAHGKVIAGVDFAEMSVEDIQVYGPDTVMVHLPAVKTFDDLPALDTGKSYVANRSTGLLAGTDATLETEVRQLAEAKIREAAQDSGILELAQTNAESYMRNFLGSLGFTNVTFTDTTPPPPPAPYVQEVPKGYILVTPTP
- a CDS encoding glycosyltransferase family 9 protein, producing MPRDNWLTVAAARAAHIPFGLFGRRPFTPPQKVVILQPCCISQVMLTTPLLAALSNAYPQTRFDWVVGAWARPAIIGNPRLTELIDAGADNLKAAGWTAIRQLAHRLQEEAYDTCIIPSRSSTLALVAWEASIPQRIGLNVNGRGFTHTIAVKPTAQTKHAAEIYLSLAAHMGVDVGAASSVGMEFYPPDKDRTTVTHRLVEELDWLGDCPLVVIHPGGASNPQQSDPDKVWPAERFARLANHIGRQHGARILLVGTVQDREIAQSIMGMTAVPIANWAGRVSLGELGGLCEVADLYIGNDTGPTHVATAVGCPTLAIFGPSNPAVSGPYGAKGQVVALWHDWQAAGEAGRPFSWDVGVAVEEAVTAVDGLLSQKTAAKR
- a CDS encoding haloacid dehalogenase, whose amino-acid sequence is MDQLDQLAEEIRQEFERVNAARDQAYQRSRELISLCARSIRAMHRSEWETTDTLLLELNQAKTTFVADVADYPDLYFAGYTQDAIKEYVEAHLTYAIMRARPLPTPTDLGAESNTWLNGLAEAATELRRRILDIIRHGHSDEAERLLDVMDAIYSILVTFDFNDSITGGLRRRTDTVRAVLERTRGDVTTSLRQAKLEAALEALEAKFNN
- a CDS encoding helix-hairpin-helix domain-containing protein, which gives rise to MVVKVSQSNVGVFVLGFVLGMIMAFGGMALLRRTQPAPIVIVPPAPTNTPAPTATPGPIQVYVNGAVAHTAVYTLPPDSAIEQAIAAAGGFAPDANTAVVNLAQPLFHGAQVYVPTVNEVAAMPTAVISAPGGQRGTAVTISDTGAGGLVNINQASAAELETLPGIGPSTAASIIEYRTNSGLFNSIEEIMNVPGIGEGKFEQIKELIMVGQ
- a CDS encoding flavin reductase family protein, coding for MSDDPIKETLNRLPYGFYAITSRSGADVNAMVANWVTQASFTPRLMVVGLQKKAYTHSVIREGGVFAINIFNQEDQDAMMPFTKGRAKNPAKMDQANYTPAPQTGCPILADAAAYVECKVVQIVDVGGDHDILIGEVVGGAVLKEGDVDDTLTLPQLGWNYSG
- a CDS encoding DUF3467 domain-containing protein, with the protein product MNDQPQTQPPAKRISIDIPKELQAVYANVAFISHTPAEVVLDFAQVLPRMPRGSVQARVIMSPMHAKMLQLALAQNIANYERQFGEIRLPQQMNLADQFFRFPQQDSDDDNKDSKSDPE